From a single Carassius gibelio isolate Cgi1373 ecotype wild population from Czech Republic chromosome A18, carGib1.2-hapl.c, whole genome shotgun sequence genomic region:
- the LOC127934138 gene encoding ankyrin repeat and SAM domain-containing protein 6-like isoform X2 has translation MSNRFRKLKLTHTLRHGLSTNRLAPFPDEVPLDATMKAEEKTASPPAGAPSADVCTAWTSKSKDCGLNGTRSGKDDFLITTMLRNGAPLARLPNEKLKAVIPPFLPPSNFEPWNSERCGAAKEGRSGSMPQRPGRSSCANSDISSISRVVSRSIKFPSITKGPSPSNSGSYNSAHSSGGSNGVGGVNRHASDSHNRSGGSGADSVLSQIVAQRKRAAGLLDSRTPAAAEIPSPVPTPLPSAPDISLTDHTDGHSRRKLELKKRPQSGNSSTSKSTSPTLTPSPSPTPKPPATDSLSSASTQPRSKSSGGSSSGTITDEDELSGILRKLSLEKYQPIFEEQEVDMEAFLTLTDGDLKELGIKTDGPRQQILAAISELNAGKGRERQILQETIHNFQSSFGSSASNPRPSGYPRSPSGWSRHQLQSSSRR, from the exons ATGTCCAACCGCTTCCGCAAACTCAAGCTGACGCACACACTGAGACATGGGCTCTCCACCAATCGGCTCGCTCCGTTCCCTGATGAAGTTCCTCTGGACGCCACCATGAAAGCGGAGGAGAAGACCGCATCGCCTCCTGCTGGAGCTCCGAGCGCAGACGTCTGCACTGCTTGGACCAGCAAGAGTAAAGATTGTG GTTTGAACGGAACAAGAAGTGGGAAAGATGACTTCCTCATCACGACGATG CTGAGGAACGGAGCGCCGCTCGCTCGTCTGCCCAATGAGAAGCTGAAGGCCGTCATCCCGCCCTTCCTGCCGCCATCAAACTTTGAGCCATGGAACTCGGAGCGCTGTGGAGCAGCGAAGGAAGGCCGGAGTGGAAGCATGCCACAGAGACCCGGCAGGAGCAGCTGCGCCAACTCTGATATA tcgTCCATTAGTCGAGTGGTCAGCAGGTCCATCAAGTTTCCCAGCATCACTAAAGGCCCCTCCCCCTCCAACTCAGGCAGTTATAACTCCGCCCACTCCTCAGGTGGATCCAATGGTGTGGGAGGAGTCAACCGTCACGCCTCCGACTCACACAACCGCTCAG GTGGCAGCGGAGCGGACAGTGTTCTGTCTCAGATCGTGGCTCAGAGGAAGAGAGCAGCCGGTCTGTTGGACAGCAGGACCCCAGCCGCTGCTGAGATTCCCAGTCCTGTACCAACGCCGCTGCCCTCCGCACCGGACATCAGCCTGACTGACCACACAGATGGCCACTCCAGACGG aaacTGGAGTTAAAGAAACGTCCTCAGTCAGGAAACTCGTCCACGTCCAAGAGCACGTCGCCCACCCTCACGCCCTCTCCATCACCCACACCCAAACCTCCCGCCACAGACTCACTCTCATCAGCATCCACGCAGCCCAGATCCAAGAGCAGCGGCGGCTCCAGCAGCGGCACCATCACGGACGAGg ATGAATTATCAGGGATTCTGAGGAAACTTTCTCTGGAGAAATATCAGCCCAtctttgaagagcaggag GTGGATATGGAGGCATTTCTGACTCTGACTGACGGAGACTTGAAAGAGCTGGGAATTAAAACAGACGGTCCGCGGCAACAGATTCTGGCGGCCATATCAGAGCTGAATGCTGGGAaa GGGAGGGAAAGACAGATTTTACAAGAAACCATCCATAACTTCCAGTCGTCGTTTGGCAGCAGCGCCAGTAACCCTCGACCGTCGGGATATCCACGCT CTCCGTCAGGCTGGAGTCGCCACCAGCTGCAGTCGTCCAGCAGACGGTAA
- the LOC127934138 gene encoding ankyrin repeat and SAM domain-containing protein 6-like isoform X1 has translation MSNRFRKLKLTHTLRHGLSTNRLAPFPDEVPLDATMKAEEKTASPPAGAPSADVCTAWTSKSKDCGLNGTRSGKDDFLITTMLRNGAPLARLPNEKLKAVIPPFLPPSNFEPWNSERCGAAKEGRSGSMPQRPGRSSCANSDISSISRVVSRSIKFPSITKGPSPSNSGSYNSAHSSGGSNGVGGVNRHASDSHNRSGGSGADSVLSQIVAQRKRAAGLLDSRTPAAAEIPSPVPTPLPSAPDISLTDHTDGHSRRVCISAAGPSKLELKKRPQSGNSSTSKSTSPTLTPSPSPTPKPPATDSLSSASTQPRSKSSGGSSSGTITDEDELSGILRKLSLEKYQPIFEEQEVDMEAFLTLTDGDLKELGIKTDGPRQQILAAISELNAGKGRERQILQETIHNFQSSFGSSASNPRPSGYPRSPSGWSRHQLQSSSRR, from the exons ATGTCCAACCGCTTCCGCAAACTCAAGCTGACGCACACACTGAGACATGGGCTCTCCACCAATCGGCTCGCTCCGTTCCCTGATGAAGTTCCTCTGGACGCCACCATGAAAGCGGAGGAGAAGACCGCATCGCCTCCTGCTGGAGCTCCGAGCGCAGACGTCTGCACTGCTTGGACCAGCAAGAGTAAAGATTGTG GTTTGAACGGAACAAGAAGTGGGAAAGATGACTTCCTCATCACGACGATG CTGAGGAACGGAGCGCCGCTCGCTCGTCTGCCCAATGAGAAGCTGAAGGCCGTCATCCCGCCCTTCCTGCCGCCATCAAACTTTGAGCCATGGAACTCGGAGCGCTGTGGAGCAGCGAAGGAAGGCCGGAGTGGAAGCATGCCACAGAGACCCGGCAGGAGCAGCTGCGCCAACTCTGATATA tcgTCCATTAGTCGAGTGGTCAGCAGGTCCATCAAGTTTCCCAGCATCACTAAAGGCCCCTCCCCCTCCAACTCAGGCAGTTATAACTCCGCCCACTCCTCAGGTGGATCCAATGGTGTGGGAGGAGTCAACCGTCACGCCTCCGACTCACACAACCGCTCAG GTGGCAGCGGAGCGGACAGTGTTCTGTCTCAGATCGTGGCTCAGAGGAAGAGAGCAGCCGGTCTGTTGGACAGCAGGACCCCAGCCGCTGCTGAGATTCCCAGTCCTGTACCAACGCCGCTGCCCTCCGCACCGGACATCAGCCTGACTGACCACACAGATGGCCACTCCAGACGGGTGTGTATCAGTGCTGCTGGACCCAGT aaacTGGAGTTAAAGAAACGTCCTCAGTCAGGAAACTCGTCCACGTCCAAGAGCACGTCGCCCACCCTCACGCCCTCTCCATCACCCACACCCAAACCTCCCGCCACAGACTCACTCTCATCAGCATCCACGCAGCCCAGATCCAAGAGCAGCGGCGGCTCCAGCAGCGGCACCATCACGGACGAGg ATGAATTATCAGGGATTCTGAGGAAACTTTCTCTGGAGAAATATCAGCCCAtctttgaagagcaggag GTGGATATGGAGGCATTTCTGACTCTGACTGACGGAGACTTGAAAGAGCTGGGAATTAAAACAGACGGTCCGCGGCAACAGATTCTGGCGGCCATATCAGAGCTGAATGCTGGGAaa GGGAGGGAAAGACAGATTTTACAAGAAACCATCCATAACTTCCAGTCGTCGTTTGGCAGCAGCGCCAGTAACCCTCGACCGTCGGGATATCCACGCT CTCCGTCAGGCTGGAGTCGCCACCAGCTGCAGTCGTCCAGCAGACGGTAA
- the LOC127934139 gene encoding dual specificity protein phosphatase 13-like, translating into MAAQKNKHGLMAIKELENILDTCKLDLNPVDEVWPNLYIGNVAIAQNRNALMKMGITHVLNAAHSKQGSIGDQSYYGNTIVYYGIPAEDSSSFDLSVYFKPAADFIHKALRKKNGKVLVHCIMGMSRSATLVLAYLMLHRRLTLRTAIQTVVLRRAVYPNRNFLTLLLDLDIQLQRKRMLCPIL; encoded by the exons ATGGCAGCTCAGAAAAATAAACACGGACTCATGGCTATCAAAGAGTTAGAGAATATTCTGGACACATGTAAACTTGATCTGAATCCAGTCGACGAGGTCTGGCCGAATTTGTACATCGGAAACGT GGCTAttgctcaaaacagaaatgctttGATGAAAATGGGTATCACTCATGTCTTAAATGCTGCCCATTCCAAGCAAGGGAGCATTGGGGACCAGAGTTATTACGGCAATACAATTGTGTATTATGGCATCCCAGCAGAAGACTCTTCATCATTTGATCTGAGTGTGTACTTTAAACCGGCTGCTGATTTCATCCACAAAGCCTTGAGGAAGAAGAACG GAAAAGTGCTTGTTCATTGCATCATGGGAATGAGTCGTTCTGCCACTCTGGTTCTAGCATACCTTATGCTGCATCGGCGTCTTACTCTCCGCACTGCCATCCAAACAGTTGTACTGCGACGAGCAGTCTATCCTAACAGGAACTTTTTGACCCTTCTCTTGGATTTGGACATACAGCTACAGAGAAAGCGAATGCTGTGTCCTATTCTCTGA